Proteins from one Candidatus Methylomirabilota bacterium genomic window:
- a CDS encoding DUF58 domain-containing protein gives MPTTARGQELLSPDFLAQLERLALLSRRAFRGRVKGERRSPRKGISVEFSDYRPYGLGDDLRYVDWNIYGRLDRLYVKLFVDEEDLCLNLLLDASASMGFGSPSKLAYGAKLAAGLGFVGLVNLERVGVGMVRERLADGVGPSRGRSQILPLMDFLSRARPGGGTSLNEALGAWGLRTREPGLAVLISDLMDPAGYERGLKSLLEHRHDLHVIHLLAAEEMNPVWGGDLRLEDVESGETRDLTLDAEAMRVYRGRLREFLERAEGFCRANEIGYHRVVTDTPVEEFMLRQLKGFLVG, from the coding sequence GTGCCCACGACCGCTCGAGGGCAGGAGCTGCTTTCTCCAGATTTTCTGGCGCAGCTGGAGCGGCTCGCGCTCCTGTCGCGACGCGCGTTCCGCGGGCGCGTCAAGGGCGAGCGCCGGAGCCCTCGCAAGGGCATCAGCGTCGAGTTCTCGGACTACCGTCCCTACGGGCTGGGCGACGACCTCCGCTACGTCGACTGGAACATCTACGGCCGGCTCGACCGCCTCTACGTCAAGTTGTTCGTCGACGAGGAGGATCTCTGCCTCAACCTCCTCCTTGACGCCTCCGCGTCCATGGGCTTCGGCTCGCCCAGCAAGCTCGCCTACGGTGCCAAGCTGGCCGCCGGGCTCGGCTTCGTGGGGCTCGTCAACCTCGAGCGCGTGGGGGTGGGCATGGTCCGCGAGCGGCTCGCCGACGGCGTGGGGCCCTCGCGCGGGCGCAGCCAGATCCTGCCTCTCATGGACTTCCTCTCCCGCGCGCGTCCCGGCGGCGGCACCTCGCTCAACGAGGCGCTCGGCGCCTGGGGTCTGCGCACGCGGGAGCCCGGGCTCGCCGTGCTCATCTCCGACCTCATGGACCCCGCCGGGTACGAGCGCGGCCTCAAGAGCCTGCTCGAGCACCGCCACGACCTCCACGTGATCCATCTCCTCGCCGCCGAGGAGATGAACCCGGTGTGGGGCGGCGACCTCCGGCTGGAGGACGTCGAGAGCGGCGAGACGCGCGACCTCACCCTCGACGCCGAGGCCATGCGGGTGTACCGGGGCCGGCTGCGCGAGTTCCTCGAGCGCGCCGAGGGATTCTGCCGCGCCAACGAGATCGGCTATCACCGGGTGGTCACCGACACCCCGGTGGAAGAGTTCATGCTGCGCCAGCTGAAGGGATTCCTCGTCGGATGA
- a CDS encoding tetratricopeptide repeat protein: MALRGTRSSWPTLAGVLAVLLLSAAPAAAKSRSVVILPFAPLELGREEQWLGEGVAESLRLSLAQLPSFVLIERGRLRSATQPEAWDDAAALGAARALNADLALYGEVRRSSGELSIQPRLVELAGGNPTRTNLDPIVVPEGKLMERLRPLPLAYAKAMKITASDAEAARMQKFAAPTASTRAYEAYIKGQIASYRNNQEGNETAVELLGRAVELDPQFVVAQYALGVVHQTLGNRWKAAAQFRASTQLDPAYPEPYKALGDLFLTAPRRLFDQAIEAYAKALELRPFYADAYAGLGDANAAKGDIDGAVNAYQKALANNPYNPRVHVSLGKIYYGEKQLYYEAVNSYKKAIELDPRYVEARLGLAEVYEEKGLYQDAIGEYKKVVEQDDKHTGALYNMALVYEKVDPREAIALWERYIKLASALPTEKDWVDVAVLHLRKLKSQYKD, encoded by the coding sequence ATGGCACTCCGCGGGACTCGGTCTAGCTGGCCCACGCTCGCCGGCGTTCTGGCCGTCTTACTGCTGAGCGCGGCCCCCGCCGCGGCGAAGTCACGCAGCGTGGTCATCCTGCCGTTCGCCCCGCTGGAGCTCGGGCGCGAAGAGCAGTGGCTGGGGGAGGGCGTGGCCGAGAGCCTGCGCCTGTCCCTCGCCCAGCTGCCGTCGTTCGTCCTGATCGAGCGTGGCCGGCTCCGGAGCGCGACGCAGCCCGAGGCCTGGGACGATGCGGCTGCGCTCGGCGCCGCCCGCGCTCTCAACGCCGACCTCGCCCTCTACGGCGAGGTCCGCCGTAGCTCGGGCGAGCTCTCGATCCAGCCGCGGCTGGTGGAGCTCGCCGGCGGCAACCCCACGCGCACCAACCTGGACCCGATCGTGGTGCCCGAGGGCAAGCTGATGGAGCGGCTGCGGCCGCTGCCCCTCGCGTACGCGAAGGCCATGAAGATCACGGCGAGCGACGCCGAGGCCGCCCGCATGCAGAAGTTCGCGGCCCCGACCGCGTCCACCCGAGCCTACGAGGCCTACATCAAGGGGCAGATTGCCAGCTACCGGAACAACCAGGAGGGCAACGAGACCGCAGTCGAGCTGCTGGGGCGCGCGGTGGAGCTGGATCCGCAGTTCGTCGTCGCCCAGTACGCCCTCGGTGTCGTGCACCAGACGCTCGGGAACCGCTGGAAGGCCGCGGCGCAGTTCCGTGCCTCGACCCAGCTCGACCCCGCCTACCCCGAGCCCTACAAGGCGCTCGGTGATCTCTTTCTCACCGCGCCGCGCCGGCTCTTCGATCAGGCCATCGAGGCGTACGCGAAGGCGCTCGAGCTTCGCCCGTTCTACGCGGATGCCTACGCGGGACTGGGCGACGCCAACGCGGCCAAGGGAGACATCGACGGGGCGGTGAACGCCTACCAGAAGGCGCTCGCCAACAACCCATACAACCCGCGCGTGCACGTGAGCCTCGGCAAGATCTACTACGGCGAGAAGCAGCTCTACTACGAGGCGGTGAACTCGTACAAGAAGGCCATCGAGCTCGATCCTCGCTACGTGGAGGCGCGCCTGGGCCTCGCCGAGGTCTACGAGGAGAAGGGACTCTACCAGGACGCGATCGGCGAGTACAAGAAGGTGGTCGAGCAGGACGACAAGCACACCGGCGCGCTCTACAACATGGCGCTGGTGTACGAGAAGGTGGATCCGCGCGAGGCCATCGCGCTCTGGGAGCGCTACATCAAGCTCGCCAGCGCGCTCCCCACCGAGAAGGACTGGGTGGACGTCGCCGTCCTCCACCTCCGCAAGCTGAAGAGCCAGTACAAGGACTGA
- a CDS encoding VWA domain-containing protein has protein sequence MSFLSPLSFLLATLAVPLLLLYFLKVRRRQQMVSSLLLWDSSLRDREASAFFQRLQRDPLMLLQILALLALTLALARPAVTVSGYGAKKVVVVLDASASMKATDVSPSRFVRAQREALGLVSRLGEGAEVMVIEADVQPKVLVPFTRDRDQVVSGLRGAQAHDLPNRLGDAIRTARALVGPDSRAEIHVFTDGSHPDATKGQADDVRVRWVGVGQRGRNVAITNLAIRRNYFGTFDSQAFLSVVNFSDESQTLSFTLHIDSDLIAEKSLTLEPNVRRAVVLPFSHSGGGVVRARLNVSDDLEADNVAYAVIPPPRDIAVLLVSPGNLFLEKVLKSDPQVKLEVRTPDAYQGGMEGFDVVVVDGQSPPRIGSGRFVLVNTAPPDVPIEVLGRLESPVIMDWDRTHPIMRQIDFAKVAIEEAMRVRPLAPGKTLVEAVGGPLIYLLEERDRKAVFFGFDLFRTDFPLRVAFPLMLSKSLRWLHPAGLDQSSLQLATGKPILLPVEHGVTSASVTTPSGRVVSAQVARGLASFTETDEVGVYRIATSRGETKVAVNIASAEESDLTPRPVPAFVEGARPDVPPVPVQREIWPYFVLFALLIFALEGFLYWRRQTGGQYGLPSTTGDRWALGLRCALLALLIIALARPTIPRWVDRLNVLFLLDVSDSVSLAARENAFRFAAQATQSLQSGDQSGLIVFGQEAVVDQPLRPSPRLDRPQVQVGGRGTNLAQALQLALATAPPGHANRFVLLTDGRQNAGNALAVAQAAKDAGADIYYVPAPLDFKQEVVVESMVLPTEVKFGEPFQAKVVAWSQSDTQGRLSLFRNGEFLGSQVVRLSAGKNVYTYKQSLEQSGIHVYQASIDVEGDTIEENNRSVGTVVVRGRPLVLLAEKDRAQAQTLAAVLRAQHVDVEVVEAERIPKELAGLQKYDGVILSNVSSLKMTKKQMENIRDYVRDQGGGLIMLGGEESFGLGGYYRTPVEEALPVTMEVKQKLEIPSLAVVLSIDRSGSMAMTTDSKVTKLDIAKEASHLVVDLLDERNEVGVMSWDTEFIWDSPVRSAKDKQAIHNAIATIKAGGGTDGYPALKESYQVLFERPALLKHVIFLSDGQMTRGDFAGLIRRMAKDKITVSSVAIGKDADAQLMFDIAKWGRGRFYYTEDDSTIPRIFTLETQLASKASLIEQPFKPTVGSPAHEAIQDIDWKEVPPLGGYVATSLKGSADMVLMTHQEDPLLATWRYGLGRSAAFTSDAKAKWAVLWMRWSGFNKFWSQLVRWTLRTGTRSDTVATVQRNDERGEVLVDAVDPKGEFINFLDSQVGVVAPNKQRTVIELEQVGPGRYRGRFPADREGVYLVGMAQRRGEQMVGSQLAGLVVPYSQEFKELGVDEVLLRELSELTGGGMLAQPRDAFLQARRRSRLTLDLWPWLVGLVAVMLIPEIALRRVGPGFVGRLAERFPRLRRQGGPGHGTPRDSV, from the coding sequence ATGAGCTTCCTCTCGCCCCTCTCGTTCCTCCTCGCCACGCTCGCGGTCCCCCTGCTCCTCCTGTACTTCCTGAAGGTGCGGCGCCGGCAGCAGATGGTGTCGAGCCTGCTCCTGTGGGATTCGTCCCTGCGCGACCGCGAGGCGTCCGCGTTCTTCCAGCGGCTGCAGCGCGACCCGCTCATGCTGCTGCAGATCCTCGCCCTGCTCGCGCTGACCCTCGCCCTGGCGCGGCCCGCGGTCACGGTGAGCGGCTACGGGGCGAAGAAGGTCGTGGTCGTGCTGGACGCGTCCGCCTCGATGAAGGCCACCGACGTCTCCCCCTCGCGCTTCGTCCGCGCCCAGCGGGAAGCGCTCGGCCTCGTGAGCCGGCTCGGCGAGGGCGCGGAGGTCATGGTGATCGAGGCCGACGTACAGCCGAAGGTGCTGGTGCCGTTCACCCGTGACCGCGATCAGGTCGTGAGCGGGCTCCGCGGGGCCCAGGCCCATGACCTGCCCAACCGGCTCGGCGACGCCATCCGCACCGCCCGCGCGCTGGTGGGGCCCGACTCACGCGCGGAGATCCACGTCTTCACCGACGGCTCGCATCCCGACGCCACCAAGGGACAGGCCGACGACGTGCGGGTGCGGTGGGTCGGAGTGGGGCAGCGCGGGCGCAACGTCGCCATCACCAACCTCGCGATCCGCCGGAATTACTTCGGGACCTTCGACTCGCAGGCGTTCCTCTCCGTGGTGAACTTCTCGGACGAGTCGCAGACTCTGTCGTTCACCCTGCATATCGACTCGGACCTCATCGCCGAGAAGTCGCTCACGCTCGAGCCGAACGTGCGGCGGGCGGTGGTGCTGCCGTTCAGCCATTCCGGTGGCGGCGTGGTGCGCGCGCGGCTGAACGTCAGCGACGACCTCGAGGCCGACAACGTCGCCTATGCGGTGATTCCGCCGCCACGCGACATCGCCGTGCTCCTGGTGAGCCCGGGCAACCTCTTCCTCGAGAAGGTGCTCAAGAGCGATCCCCAGGTGAAGCTGGAGGTGCGGACGCCCGACGCCTACCAGGGCGGCATGGAGGGGTTCGACGTGGTCGTGGTGGACGGGCAGAGCCCGCCCCGCATCGGGAGCGGCCGCTTCGTGCTCGTGAACACCGCGCCGCCGGACGTGCCCATCGAGGTGCTGGGCCGCCTCGAGTCGCCCGTGATCATGGACTGGGACCGCACCCACCCGATCATGCGGCAGATCGACTTCGCCAAGGTCGCCATCGAGGAGGCGATGCGGGTGCGGCCGCTGGCGCCGGGCAAGACCCTGGTCGAAGCGGTGGGCGGCCCGCTCATCTATCTCCTGGAGGAGCGTGACCGCAAGGCGGTGTTCTTCGGCTTCGACCTCTTCCGGACGGACTTCCCGCTGCGCGTGGCCTTCCCGCTCATGCTCTCGAAGAGCCTCCGGTGGCTGCACCCGGCGGGGCTGGACCAGTCGAGCCTGCAGCTCGCCACCGGCAAGCCGATCCTGCTGCCCGTGGAGCACGGCGTCACGAGCGCGAGCGTGACCACGCCGTCCGGCCGCGTGGTGTCCGCGCAGGTCGCGCGGGGTCTGGCGAGCTTCACCGAGACCGACGAGGTCGGTGTCTACCGCATCGCGACCTCCCGCGGGGAGACCAAGGTCGCGGTCAACATCGCCAGCGCGGAGGAGTCCGATCTCACGCCACGCCCCGTGCCCGCCTTCGTGGAGGGCGCCCGGCCCGACGTCCCGCCGGTGCCGGTGCAGCGCGAGATCTGGCCGTACTTCGTGCTGTTCGCCCTCCTGATCTTTGCCCTCGAGGGCTTTCTCTACTGGCGGCGCCAGACGGGCGGCCAGTACGGCTTGCCGTCCACGACGGGCGATCGCTGGGCGCTGGGCCTGCGGTGCGCGCTGCTCGCCCTCCTGATCATCGCGCTCGCCCGGCCCACCATTCCCCGGTGGGTGGACCGGCTGAACGTGCTGTTCCTCCTGGACGTCTCCGACAGCGTGAGCCTCGCCGCGCGGGAAAACGCGTTCCGCTTCGCCGCCCAGGCCACTCAGTCGCTGCAGTCGGGCGATCAGTCTGGTCTCATCGTGTTCGGCCAGGAGGCGGTGGTGGACCAGCCGCTGCGGCCCTCCCCGCGGCTGGATCGTCCGCAGGTGCAGGTGGGTGGGCGCGGAACGAATCTCGCGCAGGCCCTTCAGCTCGCCCTCGCCACCGCGCCTCCGGGTCACGCCAACCGCTTCGTCCTCCTCACCGACGGGCGTCAGAACGCGGGCAATGCCCTCGCGGTGGCGCAGGCGGCCAAGGACGCGGGCGCGGATATCTACTACGTGCCGGCGCCGCTCGATTTCAAACAGGAGGTGGTCGTCGAGTCGATGGTGCTGCCGACCGAGGTGAAGTTCGGCGAGCCCTTCCAGGCCAAGGTCGTGGCGTGGAGCCAGAGTGACACCCAGGGACGGCTGTCTCTCTTCCGCAACGGCGAGTTCCTCGGCTCGCAGGTCGTGCGCCTCAGCGCGGGGAAGAACGTCTACACCTACAAGCAGTCCCTCGAGCAGAGCGGCATCCACGTCTACCAGGCGTCGATCGACGTCGAGGGCGACACCATCGAGGAGAACAACCGATCGGTCGGCACCGTGGTCGTTCGTGGCCGTCCCCTCGTGCTCCTCGCCGAGAAGGACCGCGCCCAGGCCCAGACTCTCGCCGCCGTCCTCCGCGCCCAGCACGTGGACGTGGAGGTGGTGGAGGCCGAGCGCATCCCCAAGGAGCTGGCGGGCCTGCAGAAGTACGACGGAGTGATCCTGTCCAACGTCTCGTCGCTCAAGATGACCAAGAAGCAGATGGAGAACATCCGCGACTACGTCCGCGATCAGGGCGGCGGACTCATCATGCTGGGCGGCGAGGAAAGCTTCGGCCTCGGCGGCTACTACCGCACCCCCGTCGAGGAAGCCCTCCCCGTGACCATGGAGGTCAAGCAGAAGCTCGAGATTCCGAGCCTCGCGGTGGTGCTCTCCATCGACCGCTCGGGCTCGATGGCCATGACCACGGACTCCAAGGTCACCAAGCTCGACATCGCCAAGGAAGCCTCGCACCTCGTGGTCGATCTCCTCGACGAGCGCAACGAGGTCGGGGTGATGAGCTGGGACACGGAGTTCATCTGGGACTCGCCGGTCCGCTCGGCCAAGGACAAGCAGGCCATCCACAACGCGATCGCCACGATCAAGGCGGGCGGCGGCACCGACGGGTACCCCGCGCTGAAGGAGTCGTACCAGGTGCTGTTCGAGCGCCCGGCCCTCCTCAAGCACGTGATCTTCCTGTCCGACGGCCAGATGACGCGCGGGGACTTCGCCGGACTGATCCGGCGCATGGCCAAGGACAAGATCACGGTGTCGTCGGTCGCCATTGGCAAGGACGCCGACGCGCAGCTGATGTTCGACATCGCCAAGTGGGGACGCGGGCGCTTCTACTACACCGAGGACGACAGCACGATCCCGCGCATCTTCACCCTCGAGACCCAGCTCGCCTCGAAGGCCTCGCTTATCGAGCAGCCGTTCAAGCCGACGGTCGGCTCGCCCGCGCACGAGGCGATCCAGGACATCGACTGGAAGGAGGTGCCGCCGCTCGGCGGCTACGTCGCCACCTCGCTCAAGGGCAGCGCGGACATGGTGCTGATGACGCACCAGGAGGATCCGCTGCTCGCGACGTGGCGCTACGGGCTGGGGCGCAGCGCCGCCTTCACCTCGGACGCCAAGGCCAAGTGGGCGGTGCTGTGGATGCGCTGGAGCGGCTTCAACAAGTTCTGGTCCCAGCTCGTGCGCTGGACCTTGCGCACCGGCACCCGCAGCGACACGGTCGCCACCGTACAGCGGAACGACGAGAGGGGCGAGGTGCTGGTCGACGCGGTCGATCCCAAGGGCGAGTTCATCAACTTCCTCGACTCGCAGGTCGGCGTCGTCGCGCCCAACAAGCAGCGCACGGTCATCGAGCTCGAGCAGGTCGGGCCCGGCCGCTATCGCGGTCGGTTCCCTGCGGATCGCGAGGGGGTGTACCTGGTCGGGATGGCGCAGCGCCGCGGGGAGCAAATGGTGGGGTCCCAGCTCGCCGGACTAGTGGTACCGTACTCCCAGGAGTTCAAGGAGCTCGGGGTGGACGAGGTTCTGCTGCGGGAGCTGTCCGAGCTGACCGGCGGCGGCATGCTCGCCCAGCCGCGCGACGCCTTCCTGCAGGCCCGGCGGCGCTCGCGGCTGACCCTGGACCTCTGGCCCTGGCTGGTCGGACTCGTGGCGGTGATGCTGATCCCGGAGATCGCGCTGCGCCGTGTCGGTCCCGGCTTCGTCGGCCGGCTCGCCGAGCGTTTTCCGCGGCTCCGGAGGCAAGGAGGACCCGGACATGGCACTCCGCGGGACTCGGTCTAG